In Conger conger chromosome 12, fConCon1.1, whole genome shotgun sequence, one DNA window encodes the following:
- the lyrm7 gene encoding complex III assembly factor LYRM7, whose product MESRLKVLRVFKALHKTRVDVFKDDVRALTAARQKINEEFRKNKEETSEEKINQMINMASDVEIVLRKTVIQGVHVEDRKIVLRPREDQLLENTPYLDDQKKT is encoded by the exons ATGGAGTCACGTTTGAAG GTCTTAAGAGTTTTCAAGGCCCTTCACAAAACGAGAGTGGATGTGTTCAAAGACGACGTTCGTGCATTGACAG CTGCAAGACAGAAAATAAACGAAGAATTCAGAAAAAACAAAGAGGAAACTTcagaagagaaaataaatcag ATGATTAACATGGCCTCAGATGTTGAAATTGTTCTTCGCAAGACTGTAATACAGGGGGTCCATGTGGAAGACAGGAAGATTG TGCTTCGGCCTAGAGAAGACCAGCTCCTGGAGAATACGCCCTATCTTGACGACCAGAAGAAGACGTGA